CAGCCTCCAGGGTGCGGTTGCCGCCGGCCTGCTCGGGGCCGGTCCTGCGCTGCTCGGCACGGCGGAGCAGGCTGCCGGGATGCTGGTGCGGTTGGTGAGCGACTCCACAGCCGAGACGCGCGAGCAAGTCGTCTCTCAGAGCGTGGCTGCCTGGTTGAAGGAGGGGGCGGTGATCCCCGGCTTCGGCCACCCGATTCACCGAGACGGCGATGCTCGGGTTGCGGCGCTCAGACGTGTCCAGACCGATCAGGGGCTCCCGGAGGAGCACTTCCTCACCGCGGTCCTGGTGGAGAGTGCCCTGAGCGAGGCCAAGGGCAGGGCCGTACCGATGAACGCCGCCGGAGCGATCGGCGCCATAGTGTCCGACATGGGGCTGCCGCCGCGGTTCGCCAGGGGCCTTTCGATCGTCGCTCGCTCGGCGGGCCTCCTCGCACACGTCATGGAGGAGGCGTCCCACCCCATCGCCGACCGGATCTGGAAGGACACCCGTTCAG
This portion of the bacterium genome encodes:
- a CDS encoding citryl-CoA lyase, with protein sequence MAGLADASGDRITIHGRDLAEELIGGTSFASMLYLLTIGEMPERSVESMIDAMLVTVAEHGLTPSAITARLTYRGAPDSLQGAVAAGLLGAGPALLGTAEQAAGMLVRLVSDSTAETREQVVSQSVAAWLKEGAVIPGFGHPIHRDGDARVAALRRVQTDQGLPEEHFLTAVLVESALSEAKGRAVPMNAAGAIGAIVSDMGLPPRFARGLSIVARSAGLLAHVMEEASHPIADRIWKDTRSGSSHAGRP